The following coding sequences lie in one Capnocytophaga stomatis genomic window:
- a CDS encoding ExbD/TolR family protein has protein sequence MARRGIPEVNAGSMADIAFLLLIFFLVTTTIETNAGITTKLPPKLPVDMPPPPPVKEKNVLVVVVNKNNQLLVNNQLMELKNVRKTAVEFLDNGGDGTCAHCKGAKNPLSSDNPEKAVISLRNDRETSYKTYIAVQNELIAAYNELRERERKRLFPEEVSYMEMDAEFNAARTPRSRKDVLEGKIKKLQELFPRKLLETAPKKN, from the coding sequence ATGGCAAGAAGAGGAATACCTGAGGTAAATGCGGGTTCAATGGCTGACATTGCATTCTTGTTGTTGATATTCTTCTTGGTAACGACAACAATTGAAACCAATGCGGGTATTACCACGAAGTTACCTCCAAAGCTTCCAGTTGATATGCCACCTCCACCACCTGTAAAAGAGAAAAACGTGTTGGTTGTGGTAGTGAATAAAAACAATCAATTGTTAGTGAATAACCAATTGATGGAGTTGAAAAATGTAAGAAAAACAGCTGTTGAATTTTTGGATAATGGCGGAGACGGAACTTGTGCTCACTGTAAAGGAGCTAAAAACCCTCTTTCATCAGATAATCCGGAGAAAGCAGTAATTTCACTTCGAAATGACCGTGAAACATCTTACAAAACGTACATTGCTGTTCAAAATGAGCTGATAGCTGCATACAATGAGCTTCGTGAGCGTGAGCGTAAACGCTTATTCCCTGAAGAGGTATCATATATGGAGATGGATGCAGAGTTTAATGCAGCAAGAACTCCGAGAAGTCGTAAGGACGTACTGGAAGGAAAAATCAAGAAGTTACAGGAATTATTTCCAAGAAAATTATTGGAAACAGCTCCTAAGAAAAACTAA
- a CDS encoding asparaginase has protein sequence METESSKILLIYTGGTIGMIKDYETGVLKAFEFENIYHRIPELSHLDCLIDSVSFEKAIDSSDMNPEHWVNIAETIEKNYDNYDGFVVLHGSDTMSYSASALSFMLEGLSKPVIFTGSQLPIGDLRTDAKENLITSIQLAALKENGESVIKEVGLYFEYKLYRGNRTTKINAENFQAFVSINYPTLAESGVHLKVMKENLLPEKPNVKLKVWKEFDQNVAIIKLFPGITEKILNGIFNISGLKAVVLETYGSGNAPTEGWFLKSLEAAIEKGIHIVNVTQCSGGSVILGKYEASEYLRKIGVINGKDITTEAAIVKLMILLKKNISSNLFKIKFEENISGEI, from the coding sequence ATGGAAACGGAAAGCTCAAAGATACTACTAATATATACGGGTGGAACTATCGGGATGATAAAAGATTACGAAACAGGCGTTTTGAAGGCGTTTGAATTTGAGAATATTTATCATCGCATTCCCGAACTGTCACATTTGGATTGCTTGATTGATTCGGTGTCATTTGAAAAGGCGATTGATTCATCTGATATGAATCCGGAGCATTGGGTAAACATCGCGGAAACCATAGAGAAAAACTACGATAATTACGATGGTTTTGTAGTTTTGCACGGAAGTGACACAATGAGCTACTCGGCATCAGCACTGAGTTTTATGCTTGAAGGGCTTTCAAAACCTGTAATTTTTACCGGCTCGCAATTACCGATAGGAGATTTGCGTACTGATGCTAAGGAGAATTTGATAACCTCCATCCAATTGGCGGCATTGAAAGAAAATGGCGAATCCGTAATTAAGGAGGTGGGCTTGTACTTTGAATATAAGTTATATCGTGGTAACAGAACTACAAAAATTAATGCGGAAAACTTTCAGGCTTTCGTTTCGATTAATTACCCAACTCTTGCAGAAAGTGGTGTACATCTGAAAGTTATGAAAGAAAATCTGTTGCCTGAAAAACCAAATGTTAAGCTAAAAGTCTGGAAAGAATTTGACCAAAACGTAGCTATAATAAAATTGTTCCCGGGTATTACGGAGAAAATTTTGAACGGAATTTTTAATATTTCAGGCTTAAAAGCGGTAGTTTTAGAAACGTATGGTTCGGGCAATGCTCCTACTGAAGGTTGGTTTTTGAAAAGCCTTGAGGCAGCCATCGAAAAAGGTATTCATATAGTAAATGTAACACAATGTTCAGGCGGAAGTGTTATTTTAGGCAAATATGAAGCCAGTGAGTATCTGAGAAAAATAGGAGTAATTAACGGAAAAGACATCACAACGGAGGCAGCAATCGTAAAATTGATGATTTTGTTGAAAAAAAATATTTCTTCTAATTTATTCAAAATCAAGTTTGAAGAAAATATAAGTGGAGAAATTTAA
- a CDS encoding retropepsin-like aspartic protease yields MNLKQLLTSQGYVAIPLNPTITQHFEIQAKINGIEGKFILDTGASNTCLGLDSIEHFNLKTEFSEVKASGAGASEMETQISKTNLFEIGEWKRKKMPIVLFDLTHVNFALTQHNISPVHGIIGADILKTGKAIIDYPKKRLFLK; encoded by the coding sequence ATGAATTTAAAACAATTACTTACAAGTCAGGGATATGTGGCAATTCCTCTGAATCCAACCATTACACAACATTTTGAAATTCAAGCCAAAATAAACGGAATAGAAGGGAAATTCATTTTAGATACGGGAGCTTCAAACACTTGCTTGGGGTTGGACAGCATTGAACATTTCAATCTGAAAACTGAATTTTCAGAGGTAAAAGCCTCAGGAGCGGGAGCCAGCGAAATGGAAACGCAAATATCAAAAACCAATTTGTTTGAAATCGGAGAGTGGAAACGCAAAAAAATGCCCATCGTCCTTTTTGATTTAACGCACGTGAATTTCGCTTTAACACAACATAATATTTCGCCGGTTCACGGAATTATTGGTGCAGATATTCTAAAAACAGGAAAAGCCATCATTGATTATCCAAAAAAAAGATTGTTTTTGAAATAA
- a CDS encoding MotA/TolQ/ExbB proton channel family protein, which produces MKKMTSKLLFAAMLILNVAMVSAQEVESAEASKGFHQILKERFIEGGPAFMGVVLLCLILGLAVAIERIIYLNLATTNTKKLVAEVETALDNGGIEAAKEVCRNTKGPVASIFYQGLDRSSEGIEMVEKSVIAYGGVQMGQLEKNVSWVSLFIAVAPMLGFMGTVIGMIQAFDKISAAGGLDASLIAGDIKVALLTTVFGLIVAIILQVFYNYIVAKIDAIVNDMEDASISLVDLLVAKQKR; this is translated from the coding sequence ATGAAAAAAATGACATCTAAGCTGTTATTTGCAGCTATGCTAATTTTGAATGTCGCTATGGTTAGCGCACAAGAGGTTGAAAGTGCGGAAGCATCAAAAGGTTTTCACCAAATTTTAAAAGAGCGTTTCATTGAGGGAGGTCCTGCATTTATGGGGGTTGTATTACTCTGTTTGATTTTAGGATTGGCAGTAGCGATAGAGCGTATCATTTACTTGAACTTGGCTACTACAAATACTAAAAAGTTAGTGGCTGAAGTTGAAACAGCTTTGGACAACGGAGGAATTGAGGCTGCTAAAGAAGTTTGCCGCAATACAAAAGGACCTGTTGCTTCTATTTTCTATCAAGGTTTAGACCGTTCAAGCGAAGGAATTGAAATGGTTGAAAAATCAGTAATCGCTTATGGTGGTGTTCAAATGGGACAATTGGAGAAAAACGTATCTTGGGTTTCTTTATTTATCGCCGTTGCTCCGATGTTAGGGTTTATGGGAACGGTAATCGGGATGATTCAGGCGTTCGATAAAATTAGTGCTGCGGGTGGTCTTGATGCTTCTTTGATTGCAGGAGATATCAAAGTTGCGTTGTTGACAACGGTATTCGGACTTATCGTAGCTATTATCCTTCAAGTTTTCTACAACTACATCGTTGCTAAAATTGATGCAATCGTGAATGATATGGAAGATGCTTCTATCTCATTGGTGGATTTGTTGGTAGCAAAACAAAAAAGATAA
- a CDS encoding methylglyoxal synthase, translated as MKLAVIAHDGKKAEMVSFLMKNLKILHSANIQIIATGTTGQHAQNAGFEVERVLSGPKGGDAQIAAQIVEGKIQGVFFFRDPLDKHPHEPDILMLMRICDVHNIPIATNPATAELVLKGLAGDNKN; from the coding sequence ATGAAATTAGCAGTTATTGCACACGACGGAAAAAAAGCAGAAATGGTCTCCTTTTTGATGAAAAATTTAAAAATTCTCCATTCGGCAAATATTCAAATCATTGCAACTGGAACCACAGGGCAACACGCTCAAAATGCGGGATTTGAGGTTGAAAGAGTACTCTCTGGTCCCAAAGGAGGAGATGCACAAATCGCCGCACAAATCGTTGAAGGAAAAATCCAAGGTGTTTTCTTTTTCAGAGACCCTTTGGACAAGCATCCTCACGAACCTGATATTCTGATGCTTATGCGAATATGTGATGTCCATAATATTCCTATTGCCACCAATCCTGCTACTGCGGAACTCGTTCTGAAAGGATTGGCAGGAGACAACAAAAACTAA
- a CDS encoding lysophospholipid acyltransferase family protein, whose product MDYFKSIRPYYDREVAEVLHKIKDHSFMKAMLGYGFPQFSEQERLELLCSCKSIFEFQTKIMYKVVKKAMEKSIAEFTHEGFDKLSPEKAYMFISNHRDIVLDTSLLNVTLHDYNLKMTASAIGDNLIKKEFLQRLAMLNRNFIIYRNLPPREALERSKIVSEYIKYCICEDNRSVWSAQREGRTKDGDDRTQQGVLKMLSLATPQGVSTLQYFKQLNIVPISISYEFDPTDMLKIPALMAQHYGVEYVKSKKEDFENILQGWMGQKGRVHMSVGKPLSEELDQIEREHSHINKQLQVLAEYLDEFIHKQYKLFPANYIAYDLLNDTDKYKEFYNEKEFRQFERRMHNRTKSEDAISQKKYLEMYANPVKNKYSY is encoded by the coding sequence TTGGATTATTTTAAATCAATTCGTCCTTATTATGACCGTGAAGTAGCAGAAGTGCTACACAAGATAAAAGACCATTCTTTTATGAAGGCGATGTTGGGCTATGGTTTTCCTCAGTTTTCGGAACAAGAAAGGCTTGAATTGCTGTGTTCTTGCAAATCTATTTTTGAATTTCAAACCAAAATAATGTACAAAGTGGTAAAAAAAGCAATGGAAAAAAGCATTGCCGAATTTACGCACGAAGGGTTTGATAAACTAAGTCCTGAAAAGGCTTATATGTTCATTTCCAACCATAGAGATATTGTTCTTGATACTTCATTGTTGAATGTTACCCTGCACGATTATAATCTGAAAATGACGGCTTCGGCAATAGGGGATAATTTAATCAAAAAGGAGTTTCTGCAAAGGCTCGCTATGCTGAATAGAAATTTCATTATTTACAGAAATCTTCCGCCGAGAGAAGCTTTGGAACGTTCTAAAATTGTTTCAGAATATATAAAATATTGTATCTGTGAGGATAATCGTTCCGTTTGGAGTGCCCAACGCGAAGGACGCACTAAAGATGGAGATGACCGAACTCAACAAGGTGTATTGAAGATGCTTTCTTTAGCTACTCCACAGGGTGTCTCTACTTTGCAGTATTTCAAGCAGTTGAATATTGTTCCAATTTCTATTTCATATGAATTTGACCCAACGGATATGTTAAAAATACCCGCTTTGATGGCACAACATTATGGAGTAGAGTATGTTAAGTCAAAAAAAGAAGATTTTGAAAACATCTTACAAGGCTGGATGGGGCAAAAAGGACGCGTGCATATGTCTGTCGGAAAACCTCTGAGTGAAGAACTTGACCAAATTGAGAGGGAACATAGCCACATAAATAAGCAGTTGCAAGTTTTAGCTGAATATTTAGATGAGTTTATCCACAAGCAATATAAACTTTTTCCGGCAAATTATATTGCCTATGATTTGCTAAATGATACGGACAAATACAAGGAATTTTATAATGAAAAGGAATTTCGGCAATTTGAAAGAAGAATGCACAATCGCACCAAATCAGAAGATGCTATTTCGCAGAAAAAATATTTGGAGATGTACGCCAATCCGGTGAAAAACAAATATAGTTATTAG
- a CDS encoding TatD family hydrolase: MTDTHAHLYSNAFDEDRKEMIQRAIDLGITRFFIPAIDSSYTESMFVLKKDFPDNVFLMNGLHPCDVKENYKEELIHVEKLMDEHPFCAIGEIGIDLYWDKTFLAEQQEAFRWQIQLAKKHNLPIVIHCRDAFDEIFEVLETEKDEKLFGIFHCFTGTEEQAKRAIGYNLKLGIGGVVTFKNGKIDTFLNKIGLEHIVLETDSPYLAPVPYRGKRNESAYIIEVLKKVASLYQLPLEEVAHITTENSKKIFSL, from the coding sequence ATTACAGATACGCACGCACATTTGTACAGCAATGCTTTTGATGAAGACCGCAAAGAGATGATACAGAGGGCAATAGATTTGGGAATTACCCGATTTTTCATTCCGGCGATTGATTCTTCCTATACCGAAAGTATGTTCGTCTTGAAAAAAGATTTTCCTGATAATGTTTTCTTAATGAATGGGTTGCATCCGTGTGATGTTAAAGAAAATTACAAAGAAGAGCTTATCCACGTTGAGAAACTAATGGATGAACATCCTTTTTGTGCCATTGGTGAAATTGGGATAGATTTGTATTGGGATAAAACTTTTTTGGCAGAACAACAAGAAGCTTTCCGCTGGCAGATTCAGCTGGCAAAAAAGCATAATTTGCCCATCGTGATTCATTGCAGAGATGCATTTGATGAGATTTTTGAAGTGTTGGAAACAGAAAAGGACGAAAAACTTTTCGGGATTTTTCATTGTTTCACAGGTACGGAAGAACAAGCCAAAAGAGCAATTGGATATAATTTGAAATTAGGAATTGGAGGAGTAGTTACGTTTAAAAACGGCAAGATAGATACTTTTTTAAATAAGATAGGTTTGGAACACATTGTGTTGGAAACCGACTCGCCATATTTGGCTCCCGTTCCTTACAGGGGCAAACGTAATGAAAGTGCTTATATCATTGAAGTTTTAAAGAAAGTAGCAAGCCTTTATCAGCTTCCTTTGGAGGAAGTGGCTCACATAACAACCGAGAACTCCAAAAAAATTTTTAGCCTTTAG
- a CDS encoding Ppx/GppA phosphatase family protein, translating into MKIKKLGAIDIGSNGVRLLISNVLESENKTPTFKKSSLVRVPIRLGADVFLDGQISEENTSRLSDSMQAFDLLMKVNKVEKYMACATSAMREASNGQEIVEKIFKKTGVKIRIIDGSEEAKIIASTDIHSLIEKQGKSYLYIDVGGGSTEFTVFVNGKIINSRSFPIGTVRLLDGMVSSKMWKEAEDWIKENTKNISSIEAIGSGGNINKIFKNSEKKEGKPLSYKYLKDYLKYLSSFTYEERIRILGFNPDRADVILYALQVYINAMKWGQAKTIHVPRIGLADGIIKTIYYNGVSK; encoded by the coding sequence ATGAAGATAAAAAAATTAGGAGCTATTGACATTGGTTCTAACGGAGTTAGATTATTAATATCCAACGTATTAGAATCAGAAAACAAAACCCCAACATTCAAAAAAAGCAGTTTGGTTCGCGTTCCTATTCGTTTGGGAGCCGATGTTTTTTTGGACGGACAAATTTCAGAAGAAAACACCTCTCGCCTTTCCGATTCAATGCAAGCATTTGATTTACTGATGAAAGTAAATAAAGTGGAAAAATATATGGCTTGTGCCACTTCTGCAATGCGAGAAGCTTCCAACGGACAAGAAATCGTTGAAAAAATATTCAAAAAAACGGGCGTTAAAATCCGAATTATTGATGGCTCGGAAGAAGCAAAAATCATCGCATCTACTGATATACACTCACTTATAGAAAAACAAGGCAAATCCTATTTGTACATTGACGTTGGTGGAGGAAGCACTGAATTCACAGTTTTTGTGAACGGAAAAATAATCAATTCACGTTCTTTTCCCATAGGTACTGTTCGCCTTTTGGACGGTATGGTTAGTTCAAAAATGTGGAAAGAAGCCGAAGATTGGATTAAAGAAAATACCAAAAATATTTCTTCAATTGAAGCCATCGGTTCGGGAGGAAATATCAATAAAATATTTAAAAATTCAGAAAAAAAAGAAGGCAAGCCTCTATCATACAAATATTTAAAGGACTATTTAAAGTATCTATCTTCCTTTACCTATGAAGAAAGAATTCGCATTTTAGGATTCAACCCCGACCGTGCGGACGTAATCCTTTACGCTCTTCAAGTGTACATCAACGCAATGAAATGGGGACAAGCTAAAACAATCCACGTACCAAGAATAGGGCTGGCTGACGGAATCATAAAAACCATATATTACAACGGTGTATCAAAATAA